From one Planctomycetota bacterium genomic stretch:
- a CDS encoding neutral/alkaline non-lysosomal ceramidase N-terminal domain-containing protein, whose product MRVCLSLALLFVASLTFAAEEAAPWRAGVARTIVTPTEPMYLAGFGSRVVPSEGTAMELGAKALALQDTGGRRFVLVTMDLLDVPRQLRDALEQYVAEKHKLPREALLINCSHTHCGPEMCYTEVEFAERDPERVARCRRFNQTLHDKLAAIIDESLANLAPARLAYGHARCGFAMNRRLKSDSPQGDPYLNRPNPDGPVDHDVPVLKLERPDGSLLAVALGYACHNTTLNLKQYHGDYAGHAQAMIEAAHPGTTALFVTGCGADQNGYPRSKPEFSEYHGRALATALEAKSRPINGPLRMAYDTAPIAYQAPPTVERLRARLETGSEYAASYKQYDRSWDERRLRLLEAGNVPTSYLAPVQVVRFGDDLTLIGISGETVVDYSLRLKRELAGPAAVWVAGYCNDVFTYLPSKRVLLEGGYEAERALTLSTNPVHPAPFDASVEATVIGTTHRLLAETRSQTTASSPPRSPGAATPSTTASAGRPQGVALSDAEALDGWLALFDGRSTFGWVGAQLAGNESQRSLRGGRTTTRFTCYRLAALVEQPGTIHCGVEVRRVKPGWTVFTVESLLPGAIELADGAAVSALHLLPTQMKPLFNGKDLRGWDRREYASAPPERRANWSVENGAIRARGGPGALEFAPTNENNLFGDFLIQVTACANKDNTNGGLFLRNEPGRTMMGYEAQLHNAWYDHAHNERGYTTGGIDDRQQARQPVARDHVPYRMTVVADGPHLATWVNGQQQTDWTDTRPPHANPRQGLRVEPGTIQLQAHDPETDLEFRAILLQAW is encoded by the coding sequence ATGCGCGTCTGCCTTTCGCTCGCTTTATTGTTCGTCGCATCGCTGACATTTGCCGCCGAAGAAGCGGCCCCCTGGCGCGCCGGCGTGGCCCGGACCATCGTGACGCCGACCGAACCGATGTACCTGGCCGGCTTTGGCAGCCGGGTGGTGCCCTCCGAAGGAACGGCGATGGAACTAGGGGCCAAGGCGCTGGCGCTGCAAGACACCGGCGGCCGGCGGTTCGTCCTGGTCACGATGGACTTGCTGGACGTGCCGCGTCAACTGCGCGACGCCCTGGAACAATACGTGGCCGAGAAGCACAAGCTGCCACGCGAGGCGCTGCTGATCAATTGCTCGCACACGCACTGCGGCCCCGAGATGTGTTACACCGAGGTCGAGTTCGCCGAGCGCGATCCCGAGCGCGTCGCGCGCTGCCGGCGCTTCAACCAGACCCTGCACGACAAACTGGCGGCCATCATCGACGAGTCGCTGGCCAATCTCGCGCCGGCGCGGTTGGCCTATGGTCACGCGCGGTGTGGCTTTGCCATGAACCGGCGGCTGAAGAGCGACTCGCCGCAGGGTGATCCTTACCTGAACCGGCCGAATCCCGATGGACCGGTCGACCATGATGTGCCGGTGCTGAAGCTTGAGCGGCCCGATGGCTCGCTGCTGGCCGTCGCGTTGGGCTATGCCTGTCACAACACCACGCTCAACCTCAAGCAGTACCACGGCGATTACGCCGGCCATGCCCAGGCCATGATCGAAGCGGCCCACCCGGGCACGACGGCGCTGTTTGTCACCGGTTGCGGCGCCGACCAGAACGGCTATCCGCGCAGCAAGCCCGAGTTCAGCGAGTATCACGGTCGAGCGTTGGCCACGGCGCTCGAGGCCAAGTCGCGACCCATCAACGGGCCACTGCGAATGGCGTACGACACAGCGCCGATTGCCTATCAAGCGCCGCCGACGGTCGAGCGTCTGCGAGCGCGGCTGGAAACCGGCTCGGAATACGCGGCTAGCTACAAGCAATACGATCGCTCCTGGGACGAACGCCGGTTGCGGTTGCTCGAAGCGGGCAACGTGCCGACGTCTTATCTCGCGCCGGTGCAAGTGGTGCGGTTCGGTGATGACTTGACACTGATCGGCATCTCGGGCGAAACGGTGGTCGACTATTCGCTGCGTCTGAAGCGCGAGCTGGCTGGCCCGGCCGCGGTGTGGGTGGCCGGCTATTGCAACGATGTGTTCACCTACCTGCCCAGCAAGCGCGTGTTGCTGGAAGGAGGTTACGAGGCCGAGCGAGCGCTGACCCTGTCAACCAACCCGGTGCATCCCGCGCCGTTCGACGCGTCGGTCGAGGCCACGGTGATCGGCACGACCCATCGGTTGTTGGCAGAAACGCGCAGTCAAACCACGGCTTCGTCACCCCCACGTTCGCCGGGCGCCGCGACACCATCGACAACCGCGTCGGCAGGCCGGCCGCAAGGCGTCGCGCTCAGCGACGCCGAAGCGCTCGACGGGTGGCTGGCGCTGTTCGACGGGCGCAGCACGTTCGGCTGGGTCGGTGCCCAACTTGCCGGCAACGAGTCACAACGATCGCTGCGCGGCGGCCGCACGACCACGCGGTTCACATGCTATCGGCTGGCCGCGCTGGTCGAGCAGCCCGGCACGATTCACTGTGGCGTCGAGGTTCGCAGGGTCAAACCAGGCTGGACCGTGTTTACAGTCGAGTCGCTGCTGCCCGGCGCGATCGAGTTGGCCGACGGCGCTGCTGTGAGCGCGCTGCACTTGCTGCCGACGCAGATGAAGCCGCTGTTCAATGGCAAAGATCTGCGCGGCTGGGACCGGCGCGAGTATGCCAGCGCTCCGCCCGAGCGTCGCGCGAACTGGTCGGTCGAGAACGGCGCGATCCGCGCCCGCGGCGGCCCCGGCGCGCTGGAGTTCGCGCCGACCAACGAGAACAACCTGTTCGGCGACTTTCTGATCCAGGTCACCGCGTGTGCTAACAAGGACAACACCAACGGCGGGTTGTTTCTGCGCAACGAGCCGGGCCGGACGATGATGGGTTACGAGGCGCAGCTCCATAACGCCTGGTACGATCACGCCCACAACGAGCGGGGCTACACGACCGGCGGCATCGACGATCGGCAGCAGGCCCGCCAACCCGTCGCTCGCGACCATGTGCCCTATCGCATGACGGTGGTGGCCGATGGCCCGCACCTGGCCACCTGGGTCAACGGCCAGCAACAGACCGATTGGACCGACACTCGCCCGCCCCACGCCAACCCGCGGCAAGGGTTGCGCGTGGAGCCAGGGACGATCCAACTACAGGCGCACGACCCGGAGACCGACCTGGAATTCCGGGCCATTTTGCTGCAGGCGTGGTGA
- a CDS encoding transcriptional repressor produces MKSRTKTTEANTWRDRIRRAGLRSTPARVAILEYLQTTSRPVTHAQAAADLESRGFDQATIYRSLVEMAEAGLLTRMELGDRVWRYEVRSATTSDQPAHLHFLCVACGKIECLDGTSVESALAPAIRRATGGTIDEVLLKGHCRACK; encoded by the coding sequence GTGAAATCCCGCACAAAGACCACCGAGGCCAATACCTGGCGCGACCGCATTCGCCGCGCTGGGTTGCGCAGCACGCCGGCGCGCGTGGCAATCCTCGAATACTTGCAGACGACGTCGCGACCGGTGACCCATGCCCAGGCGGCCGCCGATCTCGAATCGCGCGGCTTTGACCAGGCCACAATCTATCGCAGCCTGGTCGAGATGGCCGAGGCGGGGCTGCTTACACGCATGGAACTTGGCGATCGAGTCTGGCGCTACGAAGTCCGATCGGCAACGACGTCCGACCAGCCGGCGCACTTGCACTTCTTGTGCGTCGCGTGTGGCAAGATCGAATGCCTGGACGGCACCTCGGTCGAGTCGGCGCTAGCGCCGGCCATCCGCCGCGCCACCGGCGGCACGATCGACGAAGTGTTATTAAAAGGTCACTGCCGCGCGTGCAAGTGA
- the mgtE gene encoding magnesium transporter has product MLEDLTLPEICELIAEHKLAEVSEILDTWLPADLASIIHALEPDNRVTMLTTLGAPVAASTFSYLNLADQEALVSTLPKPAVAMLLNGMPADDRTALLSYASPEQRHLLMSLLTPEHFAVAQRLLSYGDNTVGRLMSPDMIAIRREWTVQHVLDYIRAHGRDRETLNVIYVVDEHNHLIDDIRIRELLVAPLDQPVAELTDEQFVTLSASDLKQTAVEVFRKYDRTALPVVDYEGKLLGVVTIDDVLDIAEQRATQALQRFGGLEALEEPYVATPLLAMVRKRASWLVILFVGEMLTATAMSFFEDEIAQAVVLALFVPLIISSGGNSGSQAATLIVRALALGEVRLRDWWMVMRREFISGLLLGAILGAIGMARIGLWSAFSDAYGPHWPLIALTVGLSLVGIVLWGSLSGSMLPFLLKRLGLDPATSSAPFVATLVDVTGLVIYFSVAFVILRGTLL; this is encoded by the coding sequence ATGCTCGAAGACCTGACGTTGCCCGAGATTTGCGAGCTGATCGCCGAGCACAAGCTGGCCGAGGTCAGCGAGATTCTCGACACCTGGCTGCCGGCCGATCTGGCCAGCATTATCCACGCGCTGGAGCCCGACAACCGCGTGACCATGCTCACGACCCTTGGCGCGCCGGTGGCGGCCAGCACGTTTTCGTATTTGAACCTGGCCGACCAGGAAGCGCTGGTCAGCACGCTGCCCAAGCCGGCTGTGGCGATGCTGCTCAACGGCATGCCGGCTGACGATCGCACCGCGCTGTTGAGTTACGCCTCGCCCGAACAGCGGCACTTGCTGATGTCGCTGTTGACGCCCGAGCATTTCGCCGTGGCCCAGCGATTGTTGAGCTATGGCGACAACACGGTCGGCCGGCTGATGAGCCCCGACATGATCGCCATTCGCCGCGAGTGGACCGTCCAGCACGTGCTCGATTACATCCGCGCGCACGGCCGCGACCGCGAGACGTTGAACGTGATCTACGTGGTCGACGAGCACAATCACCTGATCGACGATATTCGCATCCGCGAGCTGCTGGTCGCGCCGCTCGATCAACCGGTGGCCGAGTTAACCGACGAGCAGTTCGTCACTCTCTCGGCCAGCGATTTGAAGCAAACCGCCGTCGAAGTCTTCCGCAAGTACGATCGCACCGCGCTGCCGGTCGTGGACTACGAAGGCAAGCTGCTGGGGGTGGTGACGATCGACGACGTGCTCGATATCGCCGAGCAGCGCGCCACGCAAGCGTTGCAACGGTTTGGCGGCCTCGAGGCGCTGGAAGAGCCGTACGTCGCCACGCCGTTGCTGGCCATGGTCCGCAAGCGGGCCTCCTGGCTGGTGATCTTGTTCGTCGGTGAAATGCTGACCGCCACCGCGATGAGCTTCTTCGAGGACGAAATCGCCCAGGCCGTCGTGCTGGCCCTGTTCGTCCCGTTGATCATCTCGAGCGGCGGCAACTCGGGTTCGCAAGCCGCCACGCTGATCGTCCGCGCGCTGGCCTTGGGCGAGGTACGACTGCGCGACTGGTGGATGGTGATGCGGCGCGAGTTCATCTCGGGTCTGTTACTCGGCGCCATCCTGGGCGCGATCGGCATGGCGCGGATCGGGCTGTGGAGCGCCTTCTCCGACGCCTATGGCCCGCACTGGCCGTTGATCGCCTTGACGGTGGGGTTGTCGCTGGTCGGCATTGTGCTGTGGGGCAGTTTGTCCGGGTCGATGTTGCCGTTCTTGCTGAAGCGGCTTGGGCTCGACCCGGCAACTTCGTCGGCGCCGTTCGTGGCCACGCTGGTCGACGTGACCGGACTGGTGATCTACTTTTCGGTCGCGTTCGTGATCCTGCGCGGCACGTTGCTTTGA
- a CDS encoding cation transporter: MTDALAAKHRALAELYRQSRRAAVGGAVVTLALGVAKAIGGWAGHSLALLSDSVHSFGDSLASLSILGALVWAQRPADREHPYGHMRIEAISALVVALLLLCSGVWLLVEACHHWNVDRPEPHGYGVVIAAASVLLNEGLFRYSRRVARATGSQAVLAAAWDQRLDAFGSLIVLWGLCLTKWGGPGLAHADGLAVFVVVAIIFWAAGHLGWESLQELMDRQADETLLAQIRHAASAVPGVRAIEKLHVRKSGLEHLVDIHVQVDPQISVKEGHSIGHRVKETLVTDIVTIRDVLVHIEPSGG; the protein is encoded by the coding sequence ATGACCGACGCATTGGCCGCCAAACATCGCGCCCTGGCCGAACTCTATCGGCAAAGTCGCCGTGCCGCCGTCGGCGGCGCGGTCGTGACGCTCGCCTTGGGCGTGGCCAAGGCCATCGGCGGCTGGGCTGGGCATTCGCTGGCGTTACTCTCGGATTCGGTTCATTCGTTCGGCGACTCGCTGGCTTCGCTCAGCATCCTGGGCGCGCTCGTCTGGGCCCAGCGCCCCGCCGATCGCGAGCACCCGTATGGCCACATGCGGATCGAAGCCATCTCCGCGCTGGTCGTGGCATTGCTCTTGCTGTGTTCGGGCGTCTGGCTGCTGGTCGAGGCCTGTCATCACTGGAACGTCGATCGACCCGAGCCGCATGGTTACGGCGTGGTGATCGCGGCGGCCAGCGTGCTATTGAACGAAGGGTTGTTTCGCTACTCGCGGCGTGTGGCCCGAGCGACCGGGTCGCAGGCGGTCCTGGCGGCGGCTTGGGACCAGCGACTCGACGCCTTTGGGTCGTTGATCGTGTTGTGGGGTTTGTGCCTGACCAAGTGGGGCGGGCCGGGGCTCGCGCACGCCGACGGGCTGGCCGTGTTCGTCGTGGTGGCGATCATCTTCTGGGCGGCGGGGCACCTGGGCTGGGAAAGCCTGCAAGAACTGATGGACCGGCAGGCCGACGAAACGCTGCTCGCGCAGATTCGCCACGCGGCCAGCGCCGTGCCCGGCGTACGCGCGATCGAAAAGCTGCACGTCCGCAAGTCCGGGCTCGAACACCTGGTTGACATCCACGTGCAGGTTGACCCGCAGATCAGTGTCAAGGAAGGACACTCGATCGGCCACCGGGTCAAGGAAACGCTGGTGACCGACATCGTCACCATCCGCGACGTGCTGGTCCATATCGAACCGAGTGGAGGATAG
- a CDS encoding sulfatase-like hydrolase/transferase, translated as MNFKQLFSSLLVLLCASLSAFAAEARRPNVLLIVSDDQAYSELVCFGNTEVRTPRLDRLASEGVRVTDFYVTWPACTPSRGSILTGRYPQRNGLYDMIRNDLVNYKHQYTPSEYAISPEMTLGMDLREVTIAQPLHAAGYACGAVGKWDGGRAKRFLPQQRGFDFFYGFANTGIDYWTHERYGVPSLFRGNELIKEEGYATDLFCREALNFIRANRERPFFLYVPFNAPHGASSFTDKTAQAPADEIAQYASIKAEGRRSKYACITHMDASIGQLLDELKALELEKDTLVIFFSDNGGGGQGATAKLRGTKNSLFQGGLRVPFIARWPGKIPAGAVRHEFLTALEVFPTLLAATGVSAPAGVKLDGFDMLPTLAGQQPSPRHQMYWQHQDDAAARFDNLKWVAPAAGAGGLFDLSCDEGEQHDLSSERPEVAAQLKARFQDWRAEMDASEPRGPFRDY; from the coding sequence ATGAATTTCAAACAGCTCTTCTCCTCACTGCTAGTCCTGCTCTGCGCTTCCCTTTCTGCATTTGCGGCCGAAGCGCGGCGGCCGAATGTCTTGCTGATTGTCAGCGACGACCAGGCTTACTCGGAACTCGTCTGCTTCGGCAACACCGAGGTCCGCACGCCGCGGCTCGACCGGCTGGCCAGCGAAGGGGTCCGCGTCACCGACTTCTATGTCACCTGGCCAGCCTGTACGCCGTCGCGTGGCAGCATCCTGACGGGGCGCTACCCCCAGCGCAACGGCCTGTACGATATGATTCGCAACGACCTGGTCAACTACAAGCACCAGTACACGCCGTCCGAGTACGCGATCAGCCCCGAGATGACCCTGGGCATGGACCTGCGCGAAGTGACCATCGCCCAGCCGTTACACGCGGCGGGCTACGCATGCGGCGCGGTCGGCAAATGGGACGGCGGCCGCGCCAAGCGATTCCTCCCCCAACAGCGCGGGTTCGATTTCTTCTACGGCTTTGCCAACACGGGCATCGACTATTGGACCCACGAACGGTATGGCGTCCCGTCGCTGTTCCGCGGCAACGAGTTGATCAAGGAAGAAGGCTACGCCACCGATCTGTTCTGCCGCGAAGCGTTGAACTTCATCCGCGCGAATCGCGAGCGACCGTTCTTTTTGTACGTGCCATTCAACGCGCCGCACGGGGCGTCAAGCTTCACCGACAAGACGGCGCAAGCGCCGGCCGATGAGATCGCCCAGTATGCGTCGATCAAAGCTGAGGGGCGACGCTCGAAGTACGCTTGCATCACGCATATGGACGCATCGATCGGGCAATTGCTCGATGAACTCAAAGCGCTCGAACTGGAGAAGGACACATTAGTGATCTTCTTTTCGGACAATGGCGGCGGCGGCCAGGGAGCGACCGCCAAGCTGCGCGGCACCAAGAACAGCTTGTTCCAAGGGGGTCTGCGTGTGCCGTTCATTGCTCGCTGGCCCGGCAAGATTCCAGCCGGCGCGGTGCGGCACGAGTTCCTGACCGCGCTCGAAGTCTTTCCCACGCTGTTGGCCGCGACCGGAGTGAGCGCGCCGGCGGGCGTGAAACTCGACGGATTCGACATGCTGCCGACCCTAGCGGGTCAGCAGCCGTCGCCGCGCCACCAGATGTACTGGCAACACCAGGACGACGCGGCCGCGCGCTTCGACAACTTGAAGTGGGTGGCCCCCGCCGCCGGCGCCGGCGGGTTGTTCGACCTGTCGTGTGACGAGGGAGAGCAGCACGATCTGTCGAGCGAACGCCCCGAGGTGGCCGCGCAATTGAAAGCACGCTTCCAAGACTGGCGCGCCGAGATGGACGCCAGCGAACCCCGCGGGCCATTCCGCGATTATTGA
- a CDS encoding sialate O-acetylesterase, with translation MRNDTGLNYWRRAGMAALAVMTLTTMSLTASALRADVKLPAIFSDHMVLQADTGAPIWGWADPGEQVVVTIGTKTITSTAGADGRWQARMSKLPVSAEPMTLTVKGKNTFTVNDVLVGEVWLASGQSNMGMLVSGSLDYEKEQAAARHPQLRMFTVARNPQPKAQSDCQGTWVVCAPETVGRFSATAYFFGRDLQAELKQPLGLINSSYGGTTIEAWTSIAAQSKLPAYAQIAEPWAKRDSESWDQAAEDAKYQQQLAAWKEKAKQLRADGKEVPRQPRAPVQSQFDQNHPGNLFNGMIEPIIPYGCRGAIWYQGEGNSGKPYAAAYGDQLRMMIAEWRGRFDHDFPFAWVQLPDFRQPQTEADAPGTWPIVREQMLKTLSVPNTGMAVALGLGEPNDIHPRNKQGVGKRLAAWALVDVYHRSGESSGPLYAGSKIVGETVEITLTHADGLRARDGTVKGFVIAGADKKFVWADARIEGNKVLASSPQVKSPVAVRYAWADNPVWSLENTAGIPASPFRTDEW, from the coding sequence ATGCGGAATGACACTGGCTTGAACTACTGGCGGCGCGCTGGAATGGCGGCGCTGGCCGTGATGACCCTGACGACGATGTCACTGACGGCTTCGGCGCTGCGCGCCGACGTGAAGCTGCCGGCGATCTTTTCGGACCACATGGTCTTGCAGGCCGACACCGGCGCGCCGATCTGGGGCTGGGCCGATCCCGGCGAGCAAGTTGTCGTGACCATCGGCACGAAGACCATTACCTCGACGGCCGGGGCCGACGGGCGCTGGCAGGCGCGAATGAGCAAGCTGCCGGTCTCGGCCGAGCCGATGACGCTGACGGTCAAAGGCAAGAACACGTTCACGGTGAACGACGTGCTGGTCGGTGAAGTCTGGCTGGCCTCGGGTCAGTCGAACATGGGCATGCTGGTCAGCGGCTCGCTCGATTATGAAAAGGAACAAGCGGCGGCCCGGCATCCTCAGTTGCGGATGTTCACCGTGGCCCGCAATCCACAGCCCAAGGCCCAGTCCGATTGCCAGGGCACGTGGGTCGTCTGCGCGCCCGAGACGGTCGGCCGCTTCTCGGCCACGGCCTACTTCTTTGGCCGCGACCTGCAAGCCGAGTTGAAGCAACCCCTCGGCCTGATCAATTCCTCGTACGGCGGGACGACGATCGAAGCTTGGACCAGCATTGCGGCCCAGTCCAAGCTGCCGGCCTATGCCCAGATTGCCGAGCCTTGGGCCAAGCGCGACTCCGAATCGTGGGACCAGGCGGCCGAGGACGCCAAGTATCAACAGCAACTCGCCGCGTGGAAAGAAAAAGCCAAGCAGCTTCGCGCCGATGGCAAGGAGGTGCCGCGCCAGCCCCGCGCGCCGGTTCAATCGCAATTCGATCAAAACCATCCCGGCAATTTGTTCAACGGGATGATCGAGCCGATCATTCCCTACGGCTGCCGCGGCGCCATCTGGTACCAGGGGGAAGGAAACTCAGGCAAGCCCTACGCGGCGGCCTATGGCGACCAGTTGCGAATGATGATCGCCGAATGGCGCGGACGGTTTGACCATGATTTCCCGTTCGCTTGGGTGCAACTCCCCGACTTTCGCCAGCCTCAAACCGAAGCCGACGCGCCCGGCACGTGGCCGATTGTGCGCGAGCAAATGCTCAAGACGTTGAGCGTGCCGAACACCGGCATGGCCGTGGCCTTGGGTCTGGGCGAGCCGAACGACATTCACCCGCGCAACAAGCAAGGGGTCGGCAAACGGCTGGCGGCTTGGGCGCTGGTCGATGTGTACCACCGCTCGGGCGAGTCGTCGGGGCCGCTCTACGCCGGCTCGAAGATTGTCGGCGAGACGGTTGAGATTACCCTGACCCATGCTGACGGTCTACGGGCGCGCGACGGCACGGTAAAGGGGTTTGTCATCGCCGGCGCGGACAAGAAGTTCGTCTGGGCCGACGCGCGGATCGAAGGGAACAAGGTTCTGGCCTCGTCGCCCCAGGTGAAATCGCCCGTGGCGGTGCGCTATGCCTGGGCCGATAACCCGGTCTGGAGCCTGGAGAACACCGCCGGCATCCCAGCCTCGCCCTTCCGCACCGACGAGTGGTGA
- a CDS encoding PQQ-like beta-propeller repeat protein, whose translation MTRWILSGLICCLVASALRAENWSNWRGPTQNGVVAGHNFPTEWSDTKNVAWKVKLPGAGASTPVVWGDQIVLTCAVDGKNAVLGLDRAGKQRWLAKLDDERSGKHKKATGCNPSAVTDGELIYAYFKSGNLACLDMKGQVKWQHNLQAEYGEDTLWWDLGTSPVLTKNYVVVAVMQTGPSYLVAFDKQSGALAWKQDRNVDAPSEAAQSYSTPIVTQEHGQEALIVLGADYVTCHAAETGVELWRVGGLNPTQHKFFRSIASPVIAEGMVVAPYARADSITGVRLGGSGDVTKTHVAWTREEKGVGADVPTPVAEGKRFYNCNDKGEVSCLDVATGKTIWTGLTEKHRRAYSASPVLADSKLYVTREDGKTFVLAAGDEFKILAANELNEEMVVATPVLVDHQILIRGLEHLYCIGQ comes from the coding sequence ATGACGCGCTGGATTCTGTCGGGTTTGATCTGCTGCCTGGTGGCGAGCGCCTTGCGCGCGGAGAACTGGTCCAACTGGCGCGGGCCGACCCAGAACGGCGTCGTGGCCGGTCACAACTTTCCGACCGAGTGGAGCGACACCAAGAATGTCGCCTGGAAGGTCAAGCTCCCCGGCGCCGGCGCGTCGACGCCCGTGGTCTGGGGCGATCAGATCGTCCTGACCTGCGCTGTCGATGGCAAGAACGCGGTGCTGGGGCTTGATCGCGCGGGCAAGCAGCGCTGGCTGGCGAAGCTCGACGACGAGCGCTCGGGCAAGCACAAGAAGGCGACCGGCTGCAACCCCTCGGCCGTGACCGACGGCGAGCTAATCTACGCCTATTTCAAATCGGGCAACCTGGCATGTCTCGATATGAAGGGGCAGGTCAAGTGGCAGCACAACCTGCAAGCGGAGTACGGCGAGGACACCCTCTGGTGGGATCTAGGAACGTCGCCGGTGCTGACCAAGAACTATGTCGTGGTGGCGGTCATGCAAACCGGGCCGTCGTACCTGGTGGCGTTCGATAAGCAGTCGGGCGCGTTGGCTTGGAAGCAAGATCGCAACGTCGACGCGCCGAGCGAAGCGGCGCAAAGCTACTCGACGCCGATCGTTACCCAGGAGCACGGCCAGGAAGCCCTGATTGTGTTGGGCGCCGACTATGTCACCTGCCATGCCGCCGAGACCGGCGTCGAATTATGGCGTGTCGGCGGGTTGAACCCGACTCAGCACAAGTTCTTCCGCTCGATCGCTTCGCCGGTCATTGCCGAGGGGATGGTCGTCGCGCCGTACGCTCGGGCCGACTCGATCACCGGGGTTCGCCTGGGTGGCAGCGGCGACGTGACCAAGACCCACGTGGCTTGGACGCGCGAAGAAAAAGGAGTCGGCGCCGATGTGCCGACGCCGGTCGCGGAGGGCAAGCGGTTCTACAACTGCAACGACAAGGGGGAAGTCTCCTGTCTGGACGTGGCGACGGGCAAGACCATTTGGACCGGTCTGACCGAGAAGCACCGCCGCGCGTACAGCGCGTCGCCAGTCCTGGCCGACAGCAAGCTGTACGTCACGCGCGAAGACGGCAAGACGTTCGTGCTGGCCGCGGGTGACGAGTTCAAAATCCTGGCGGCCAACGAGCTGAACGAAGAGATGGTCGTGGCCACGCCGGTGCTGGTCGATCACCAGATTCTGATTCGCGGCCTGGAACATTTGTACTGTATCGGCCAGTAA
- a CDS encoding exo-alpha-sialidase, whose amino-acid sequence MAAVAACWSLSSWGAPARAAEPKLEQLDLFTAHTEGYALYRIPGLVVTAKGTVLAYCEARRTGKSDWDTIDIMLRRSTDGGRSFSPRVMISNVPGPKTKNPVALAQKLANTDDVTYNNPVLFADRDGTVHMLYCLEYCRCFYIRSQDDGVTWTDPVEITGTFEKFRPSYDWKVLATGPAHGVQLRTGRLVAPVWLSTGTGGHAHRPSVTSTIYSDDQGRTWQAGEIAVPNTEEWICPNETVVVELADGRVMLNVRSESKQNRRLITISADGATGWSEPEFDPALIEPICMASIIRVSTSAQGGKDRIAFANPDNMQRADGKEAEGKSRDRRNLSIKLSYDEGKTWPVNRVLEAGYSAYSDMAVLPDGTILCLYERGNDRDSEKKKPTSYAYLTLARFNLAWLTDGKDQ is encoded by the coding sequence ATGGCTGCCGTGGCGGCCTGCTGGTCGTTGTCATCTTGGGGCGCGCCGGCGCGCGCCGCCGAGCCCAAGCTCGAACAGCTCGATCTGTTCACGGCCCACACCGAGGGCTACGCGTTGTATCGGATCCCGGGCCTCGTGGTCACCGCCAAGGGAACGGTGCTCGCCTATTGCGAAGCGCGGCGGACCGGCAAGAGCGACTGGGACACCATCGACATCATGCTGCGCCGCAGCACCGACGGGGGCCGCAGTTTCAGTCCGCGGGTGATGATCTCGAACGTGCCGGGCCCCAAAACCAAGAATCCGGTCGCGCTGGCCCAGAAGTTGGCCAACACCGACGACGTGACCTACAACAACCCGGTGCTGTTCGCCGATCGGGATGGCACGGTTCACATGTTGTACTGCTTGGAATACTGCCGCTGCTTTTATATTCGCAGCCAGGACGACGGCGTCACCTGGACCGATCCGGTCGAGATCACCGGCACGTTCGAGAAGTTCCGCCCGAGCTATGATTGGAAGGTGCTGGCCACCGGCCCGGCCCACGGTGTTCAACTGCGCACGGGGCGATTGGTCGCGCCGGTCTGGCTGTCGACGGGAACCGGCGGGCACGCGCACCGGCCCAGCGTCACCTCGACCATTTACAGCGACGACCAAGGGCGCACCTGGCAGGCGGGCGAGATTGCCGTGCCGAACACCGAGGAATGGATCTGCCCGAACGAAACCGTCGTCGTCGAGCTGGCCGACGGGCGCGTAATGCTGAACGTGCGGAGCGAGTCGAAACAAAATCGTCGACTGATCACCATCAGCGCGGACGGCGCTACTGGTTGGAGCGAGCCTGAGTTCGACCCGGCCCTGATCGAACCGATTTGCATGGCCAGCATCATTCGCGTCTCGACCAGCGCCCAGGGGGGCAAGGACCGGATCGCGTTCGCCAATCCCGACAACATGCAGCGGGCCGACGGCAAGGAAGCCGAGGGTAAGTCGCGAGACCGGCGGAACCTCTCGATCAAGCTCAGCTACGACGAAGGAAAAACCTGGCCGGTGAATCGCGTGCTCGAAGCCGGCTACAGCGCGTACAGCGACATGGCCGTGTTGCCCGATGGAACGATTCTGTGCCTGTACGAGCGTGGCAACGACCGCGACAGCGAAAAGAAGAAACCAACCAGCTATGCGTACCTGACCTTGGCCCGATTCAACCTGGCCTGGCTCACCGACGGAAAGGACCAATAA